A single window of Tenericutes bacterium MZ-XQ DNA harbors:
- a CDS encoding IS30 family transposase: MNYIHLTIEERTCIYQLWLSGVSIRQISKAVKRSPSTISRELKRNSCGYRYKYLPHVAQKKYNKRRINSHRKVKISPIIKEYIESKLNQQWSPEQIAMRDKGQPEKIPCFSTIYRWIHKKYLIKGNMTKLRRKGKFKRPAETRGRFNIGKPIKKRPKEVYKRQSIGHWEADTVESGRFNHQRKSKYCFVTLVERKSRLYLVKLLPDRTSENVTAAMIELLSQFPSELVKTITCDRGKEFSRYQEIEEKLNCQMYFADPYCAWQKGTNENTNGLLREYYPKGMDLSQTDHHEVNEVLNRLNNRPRKCINFKTPLEVINEHYDALHLN, from the coding sequence ATGAACTACATACATCTTACCATAGAAGAAAGAACATGTATATATCAGTTATGGTTATCAGGCGTGAGTATTAGACAGATTAGTAAAGCAGTAAAGAGGAGTCCTAGTACGATATCTAGAGAGTTAAAGAGAAATTCATGTGGATATCGTTACAAATACTTACCTCATGTCGCACAAAAAAAATACAACAAACGTCGAATCAATAGCCATAGAAAGGTAAAAATATCACCAATCATCAAAGAGTATATTGAAAGCAAATTGAATCAACAATGGTCTCCAGAACAAATAGCTATGAGAGATAAAGGACAACCTGAAAAAATCCCCTGTTTTTCAACTATTTATAGATGGATCCATAAGAAATATCTTATCAAAGGAAATATGACAAAATTAAGACGTAAAGGCAAGTTTAAACGACCTGCAGAAACAAGAGGACGATTCAATATTGGTAAACCGATAAAAAAACGGCCTAAAGAAGTTTATAAAAGACAATCCATAGGTCACTGGGAAGCTGATACAGTTGAATCAGGAAGATTTAATCATCAGCGCAAAAGTAAATACTGTTTTGTCACATTAGTTGAACGTAAATCAAGACTGTATCTTGTTAAACTGTTGCCCGATAGGACAAGTGAGAATGTCACGGCTGCGATGATTGAATTATTATCACAGTTTCCATCGGAACTTGTAAAAACAATAACATGTGACCGTGGAAAAGAATTTTCTAGATATCAAGAGATTGAAGAGAAGTTAAATTGTCAGATGTATTTCGCTGATCCTTATTGTGCATGGCAAAAAGGAACTAATGAAAATACAAATGGTTTATTAAGAGAATATTATCCAAAAGGAATGGATTTGTCACAAACTGATCATCATGAAGTTAATGAAGTATTAAATCGTTTGAATAATAGACCAAGAAAATGTATCAACTTTAAAACTCCATTAGAAGTAATCAATGAGCACTATGATGCGTTGCACTTGAATTGA
- a CDS encoding phosphocarrier protein HPr, whose protein sequence is MEKKFLITSEYGIHARPATRLVNLAMSFDAEIMLEAMGKTVNLKSIMGLMSLGIYKGEEVKITATGHDSEKAIEQLSDFIMTEGLGRLA, encoded by the coding sequence ATGGAAAAGAAATTTCTCATCACATCTGAGTATGGAATTCATGCGAGACCAGCAACAAGACTCGTAAATCTAGCAATGAGCTTCGACGCTGAGATCATGTTAGAAGCAATGGGTAAGACTGTCAACTTAAAATCAATCATGGGACTGATGTCTCTTGGGATTTATAAAGGTGAAGAAGTGAAAATCACAGCTACTGGCCACGATAGCGAAAAGGCAATCGAGCAATTAAGTGATTTTATTATGACAGAAGGATTAGGCAGATTAGCTTAA
- a CDS encoding tRNA (guanosine(46)-N7)-methyltransferase TrmB: MRQKRLKYVTKELLEEHGVITDVKHLEIPKDKHVYLEIGSGKGQFITSLAKNHPDDFFIAMEVNMYVIYRILEKKLEQKLDNLLIVLGDAKELETYFANDKIDLLYLNFSDPWPKSKHHKRRLTYPSFLRLYLKILKKDAFLQFRTDHLNLFIDSLDYMEDYFDITDVTYDLEPSDYMTEYEEKKRKLGPIYQLKGKVKQDDSKDI; the protein is encoded by the coding sequence ATGAGGCAAAAACGATTAAAATATGTAACTAAAGAACTACTTGAAGAGCATGGTGTCATTACCGATGTGAAGCACTTAGAGATACCAAAAGATAAACATGTTTATTTAGAAATCGGCAGTGGTAAGGGACAATTTATAACGTCACTTGCTAAAAATCATCCCGATGATTTTTTTATTGCTATGGAAGTCAATATGTATGTGATCTATCGGATTTTAGAAAAGAAACTAGAACAGAAATTAGATAATCTATTGATTGTTTTAGGTGACGCAAAAGAACTAGAAACTTACTTTGCAAATGATAAGATTGATCTTCTATATTTGAATTTCAGTGATCCATGGCCAAAAAGTAAACATCATAAGCGTAGATTAACATATCCAAGTTTTTTAAGACTTTATTTGAAGATTCTTAAAAAAGATGCATTTTTACAGTTTAGAACAGACCATTTAAATTTATTTATCGATTCACTAGATTATATGGAAGATTATTTTGATATCACAGATGTGACTTATGATTTAGAACCATCAGATTATATGACAGAATATGAAGAAAAGAAAAGAAAATTAGGTCCAATTTA
- a CDS encoding Holliday junction DNA helicase RuvA: MFAYVKGVVTLIKPSYIVVDVLGVGYQILTPNSYHYKRDEEVLVYTHHYVREDINVLYGFPSLDAKDLFVKLIGVSGIGPKSALSILASDQIDDIIMAVEASDVKFLTKFPGIGPKSAQQIILDLKGKLVIDELELIPNQESDVSQALTALGYSKTEIKKVLKKVNSDQSVELMIKDALKLLMK, translated from the coding sequence ATGTTTGCGTATGTAAAAGGCGTTGTTACGCTTATTAAACCAAGTTACATCGTAGTAGATGTATTAGGTGTTGGTTATCAAATATTAACTCCAAATTCATATCATTATAAAAGAGATGAAGAAGTACTTGTCTACACGCATCACTATGTTCGAGAAGATATTAATGTGCTCTATGGATTTCCAAGTTTAGATGCTAAGGATTTATTCGTTAAACTCATTGGTGTATCTGGCATTGGTCCAAAGAGCGCTTTAAGTATTTTAGCAAGTGATCAAATTGATGATATCATTATGGCAGTTGAAGCATCTGATGTGAAATTTTTAACTAAGTTTCCAGGGATTGGTCCAAAGAGCGCGCAACAAATCATCTTAGATTTAAAGGGTAAACTTGTCATCGATGAATTAGAGCTTATTCCAAATCAAGAATCTGATGTCTCACAAGCATTAACTGCTTTAGGCTATTCTAAGACAGAAATAAAGAAAGTACTTAAGAAGGTAAATTCTGATCAAAGTGTTGAGTTGATGATCAAAGATGCACTTAAGTTGCTCATGAAATAA
- a CDS encoding tRNA preQ1(34) S-adenosylmethionine ribosyltransferase-isomerase QueA, which produces MRVSDFDFHLPKELIAQHPSEKRDHSRLMVLNRETESIDHKHFYDIVDLLDKNDVLVINDTKVIPARLLGSKAETQAVIEVLLLEELEKDVWQALTKPAKRVKIGTKIHFGDQLTLECVGIHDEGLRDYKLHYEGILIEVLEKLGTMPLPPYITEKLLEQDRYQTVYATNPGSAAAPTAGLHFTKELMEKIEDKGIEIIRVTLNVGLGTFRPVAVDKVENHIMHHETYTITKKSAERLNEVKKQGKKLVCVGTTSLRTVEANYKDGFHEGTYATDIFIYPGYRFKACDKLITNFHLPKSTLIMLVSALAGNDFVKHAYLEAIKEKYRFFSFGDAMFIK; this is translated from the coding sequence ATGAGAGTAAGTGATTTTGATTTTCATTTGCCAAAAGAGCTGATTGCTCAACACCCAAGTGAAAAAAGAGACCATTCGAGATTAATGGTTCTAAATAGAGAAACTGAATCTATTGATCATAAACATTTTTATGATATTGTTGATTTGTTAGACAAAAACGATGTTTTAGTGATCAATGATACTAAAGTGATTCCTGCAAGACTTTTGGGATCTAAAGCAGAAACACAAGCTGTTATCGAAGTCTTATTGTTAGAGGAACTAGAAAAAGATGTTTGGCAAGCTTTAACAAAGCCAGCCAAACGTGTTAAAATAGGCACTAAAATCCATTTTGGTGACCAATTGACGTTAGAGTGTGTTGGCATTCATGATGAAGGACTAAGAGATTATAAACTGCATTATGAAGGTATTTTGATTGAAGTTTTAGAAAAATTAGGCACGATGCCATTACCACCATATATTACGGAGAAACTTCTTGAACAAGATCGCTATCAAACAGTTTATGCGACCAATCCAGGAAGTGCTGCTGCACCTACTGCTGGACTTCACTTCACAAAAGAGCTCATGGAAAAAATAGAAGATAAAGGCATTGAAATTATACGAGTCACATTAAATGTTGGACTTGGAACATTTAGACCTGTTGCTGTCGATAAGGTTGAAAACCATATCATGCATCATGAAACCTATACCATCACTAAAAAAAGCGCAGAACGTTTAAATGAGGTGAAAAAGCAAGGTAAAAAGCTTGTTTGTGTAGGAACAACATCACTCAGAACTGTAGAAGCTAATTACAAAGATGGCTTTCATGAAGGTACTTATGCAACAGATATCTTTATCTATCCAGGATATAGATTTAAAGCATGTGACAAATTAATTACCAATTTTCATCTACCAAAATCAACACTTATTATGTTAGTATCAGCACTTGCAGGCAATGATTTTGTGAAACATGCATACCTTGAAGCTATCAAAGAAAAATATCGTTTCTTTTCTTTTGGAGATGCAATGTTTATTAAATGA
- a CDS encoding Holliday junction DNA helicase RuvB, giving the protein MDKERIVTAMSTKEDEDQTLRPTKLDQYIGQDDIKEMLDIYIKAAIKRKEALDHMLLYGPPGLGKTTLAQIVANELGVNIKVTSGPAIERSGDLAAVLSSLEPGDVLFIDEIHRLPRFVEEVLYAAMEDYVLDIVIGKDHESRSIRIDLPPFTLIGATTRFGDLSAPLRDRFGVVFRLNYYGVTDLEKIVRRTSGVYQNEIEEDAVNSLAKRSRGTPRIANRLFRRVRDFAEIIGDGTINKEITDHALSKLGIDHNGLDHTDYRYLRSIVDKFGGGPVGIETISASISEEMTTVEDVYEPYLLMEGYIKRTARGRVATEKTYEALGIKYYKGLFEK; this is encoded by the coding sequence ATGGATAAAGAACGTATTGTAACAGCGATGTCAACTAAAGAAGATGAAGATCAAACATTACGCCCCACAAAACTTGACCAATACATTGGGCAAGACGACATCAAAGAAATGCTTGATATTTATATAAAAGCTGCAATTAAGCGTAAGGAAGCATTAGATCACATGTTATTATATGGACCTCCAGGACTTGGTAAAACCACGTTAGCACAAATTGTAGCAAATGAACTAGGTGTTAATATTAAAGTCACAAGTGGTCCAGCAATTGAGCGTAGTGGCGATTTAGCTGCAGTTCTATCATCACTTGAACCTGGTGATGTTTTATTTATTGATGAAATCCATAGACTTCCTAGATTTGTTGAAGAAGTATTATATGCTGCTATGGAGGATTATGTGTTAGATATTGTGATTGGTAAAGATCATGAATCTAGAAGCATTAGAATCGATTTACCTCCATTTACTTTGATTGGTGCAACCACACGCTTTGGTGACTTATCTGCACCGCTTAGAGATCGTTTTGGTGTCGTCTTTAGATTGAACTATTACGGAGTTACAGATTTAGAAAAAATTGTAAGACGAACATCTGGTGTTTATCAAAACGAAATTGAAGAAGATGCAGTGAATTCTTTAGCTAAAAGAAGTCGTGGAACACCAAGAATTGCCAATCGTTTATTTAGACGTGTCAGAGATTTTGCGGAAATCATTGGCGATGGCACAATCAATAAAGAGATTACTGATCATGCATTATCTAAATTAGGCATTGATCATAATGGACTTGATCATACGGATTACCGTTATTTAAGATCGATTGTCGATAAATTTGGTGGTGGACCTGTAGGTATTGAAACGATATCTGCATCCATCTCAGAAGAAATGACGACAGTCGAAGATGTTTATGAACCTTATCTACTGATGGAAGGCTATATAAAAAGAACTGCTAGAGGTAGAGTAGCAACTGAAAAGACTTATGAAGCCTTAGGCATAAAATACTATAAAGGATTGTTCGAAAAATGA
- a CDS encoding YigZ family protein, protein MNHIKEIITHQIEIDKSIFIGILFPLDDPSNIKDLIEEAKNMFPKANHYCSASLYGEGLEHATSSDDGEPQRTAGIPILEVLKHNNITNVLCVVVRYFGGIKLGAGGLVRAYSKATAEVLKSAPFYEKKEMEGYKITFDYALISKIDHILEDISIIKDKIYLENVSYHIYFKDKDISVFDEIKHQFKSIESLPSETLWIKKEKTQT, encoded by the coding sequence ATGAATCATATTAAGGAAATAATTACACATCAAATAGAAATTGATAAGTCTATTTTCATAGGCATTCTTTTTCCGCTTGACGATCCATCAAATATTAAAGATTTAATTGAAGAAGCAAAAAACATGTTTCCAAAAGCAAATCATTACTGTAGTGCTTCATTATACGGAGAAGGGCTTGAACACGCGACATCAAGTGATGATGGTGAACCACAAAGAACAGCTGGAATTCCAATTCTAGAAGTTTTAAAGCACAACAATATTACCAATGTTTTATGTGTGGTTGTTAGATATTTTGGTGGGATTAAACTGGGTGCTGGTGGATTAGTTAGAGCTTATTCGAAGGCAACAGCTGAAGTTTTAAAGTCAGCACCATTTTATGAAAAAAAGGAAATGGAAGGCTACAAAATTACTTTTGATTATGCGTTGATTTCTAAAATCGATCACATCTTAGAAGACATATCTATCATCAAAGATAAAATATATCTAGAAAATGTTTCCTATCACATATATTTTAAAGATAAAGACATTTCTGTATTTGATGAAATCAAACATCAATTTAAATCTATTGAATCCCTACCTTCTGAAACTTTATGGATAAAAAAAGAGAAAACTCAAACTTGA